In the genome of Fluviispira vulneris, one region contains:
- a CDS encoding DMT family transporter, with amino-acid sequence METENKRNYLIGTLEIALANSFVGVNIVINKYLVEKASVIQLLELRYIFGTLILAFFSLFLKKKISFYLTEEKFDFRNWILYILMALSGGVLFNLIYMSGIDRTTATSVGVISSAIPTLIAIFSFFILRQSLKQIHFICVLLVVIGVIILNLSGNQLHNTYNHKSSYDVFIGNCIVFLAMIPEALFTILAKLIKVKVCPVVSGLIINFINMLVCLPFVLFAEAKIGFFALDVSIWIFSFFIGLFNGALFYTFYNRGIAKIDSQTAAIMTGMVPISSAIFGIVFLKEPFYMNTILGIVCVLTSIYIGVRFGESSKVILARRIRQSSK; translated from the coding sequence ATGGAAACTGAGAATAAAAGAAATTATCTTATTGGCACATTGGAAATTGCCTTAGCTAATTCATTTGTAGGCGTAAATATAGTTATCAATAAATATTTGGTTGAGAAAGCTTCGGTTATACAATTACTTGAACTGCGCTATATATTTGGCACTCTTATTTTAGCATTTTTTTCTCTTTTTCTAAAAAAGAAAATTTCCTTTTATTTGACCGAAGAAAAGTTCGATTTTCGCAATTGGATACTATACATACTCATGGCTTTGAGTGGTGGGGTTCTATTTAATCTTATTTATATGTCTGGAATTGATCGAACAACTGCAACGTCTGTTGGAGTTATAAGTAGTGCAATTCCTACACTTATAGCAATTTTTTCTTTTTTTATCTTGCGTCAGTCACTTAAGCAAATTCATTTTATTTGTGTTTTGTTGGTTGTGATTGGTGTCATAATTCTTAATTTATCGGGTAATCAACTGCATAATACTTATAATCATAAAAGTTCATATGATGTATTTATTGGCAACTGTATTGTGTTTTTAGCTATGATTCCCGAAGCACTATTTACTATTTTAGCAAAGTTAATTAAAGTTAAAGTCTGTCCTGTCGTGTCTGGGCTCATAATTAATTTTATCAATATGCTTGTTTGCCTTCCCTTTGTGCTTTTTGCAGAAGCAAAAATTGGTTTTTTTGCCCTCGATGTATCTATTTGGATTTTCAGTTTCTTTATCGGTTTATTCAATGGCGCGCTTTTTTATACATTTTATAATAGAGGTATTGCAAAAATTGATTCCCAAACAGCAGCTATCATGACTGGTATGGTGCCGATTAGCTCTGCCATATTTGGCATAGTATTTTTAAAGGAACCATTTTACATGAATACAATTCTAGGAATTGTCTGTGTTTTGACTTCCATATATATAGGTGTGCGTTTTGGTGAAAGTTCGAAAGTAATACTTGCTCGCAGGATAAGACAATCATCAAAGTGA
- a CDS encoding glutamate-cysteine ligase family protein, whose amino-acid sequence MSLQNSTDIENICSRVWIKPIKGNRAGIEKMGLEMEMHAFDSKTLAPIGTENSKINIQTLLKRIGEIAPDAKLKFDKATGLITTVFLKSGGNFSAEPGGQVEYSSDPFEKLSDLSANVADGLKLLEKASAGDLVFLSHGTNPISADDHPLLLPKERYKIMTRYFNSAPQIRGIDMMRHSATVQANVDIFGDENWEDAVNLTLVLIPLTAKLFANSKYFKNKKSQFFSERQEIWQKMDPSRSGIPANLPFAENLECEYATWGKKAFVFFVDGLPIEEQPLFGELTFEDWLKNGYKGTKPTVESWETHLGTLFPHLRLRDFLEIRHIDAQPFEHTFAPIAFFSAVLKSSKIRRQVWEIINSEKIDLKNLFHSQEDYSKIHFPLLDFACSVLDDLNEKEGVQALQAYKKFVVQKNDYWQAEKALEFVQKNKTLFPSEEFLKHLK is encoded by the coding sequence ATGTCATTGCAAAACTCAACTGATATTGAAAATATATGTTCTCGTGTATGGATTAAGCCGATCAAAGGCAACCGTGCTGGAATCGAAAAAATGGGTCTTGAAATGGAAATGCATGCATTCGATTCTAAGACTTTAGCACCTATAGGCACTGAAAATTCAAAAATAAATATTCAAACTCTTTTAAAAAGAATTGGGGAAATTGCACCTGATGCTAAGTTAAAGTTTGATAAAGCTACAGGTCTTATCACCACTGTGTTTTTAAAATCAGGAGGAAATTTTAGCGCAGAACCGGGTGGGCAAGTTGAATATTCCTCAGATCCCTTTGAAAAATTATCGGATTTGAGTGCAAATGTAGCAGATGGATTAAAATTACTTGAAAAAGCATCAGCGGGTGATTTGGTTTTTTTATCGCATGGTACGAATCCAATATCAGCAGATGATCATCCTCTTCTGTTACCTAAAGAACGTTACAAGATTATGACCCGCTATTTTAATTCTGCTCCCCAAATTCGTGGCATTGATATGATGCGTCACAGTGCTACTGTACAAGCAAATGTAGATATCTTTGGTGATGAGAATTGGGAAGATGCAGTCAATTTAACTTTAGTTCTTATTCCTTTGACAGCAAAATTATTTGCAAATTCTAAATATTTTAAAAATAAAAAAAGCCAATTTTTTTCAGAACGACAAGAAATTTGGCAGAAAATGGATCCCAGTCGTTCAGGTATTCCTGCCAATTTACCTTTTGCAGAAAATCTTGAGTGCGAATATGCTACTTGGGGCAAAAAAGCTTTTGTCTTTTTTGTAGATGGTTTGCCAATAGAAGAACAACCTTTATTTGGTGAATTGACTTTTGAAGATTGGTTGAAAAACGGTTACAAAGGGACAAAGCCAACTGTTGAAAGCTGGGAAACTCATTTAGGTACGTTATTTCCTCATCTTCGTCTCAGGGATTTTTTGGAAATCAGACATATCGATGCCCAACCTTTTGAACATACATTTGCTCCCATCGCATTTTTCTCTGCAGTATTGAAGAGCAGTAAAATTCGCAGACAAGTTTGGGAAATTATTAACTCAGAAAAAATAGATTTAAAAAATTTATTTCATTCGCAGGAAGATTATTCAAAAATTCATTTTCCATTGCTCGATTTTGCATGTTCTGTCCTTGATGACCTGAATGAAAAAGAAGGCGTGCAAGCCCTTCAAGCTTATAAGAAATTTGTGGTACAAAAAAATGATTACTGGCAGGCTGAGAAAGCGCTTGAATTTGTGCAAAAGAATAAAACTCTTTTTCCTTCAGAAGAATTTCTCAAGCATTTAAAATAA
- a CDS encoding ExbD/TolR family protein → MAGGSNLGGDDEPIVDINITPFVDVVLVLLIIFMVTAHFIVNKGMKLQLPKAATAEKLQNQKNFNIMINKSGEFMLDGKSASLDFLKNSARSAITSNLKVVAMISADKDVVYNSVVLIMDALRSEGVSDFALQLDPAPQKK, encoded by the coding sequence ATGGCAGGTGGAAGTAATTTGGGTGGTGATGATGAACCTATTGTTGATATTAATATCACACCTTTCGTAGATGTGGTGTTGGTTTTATTAATTATTTTTATGGTTACTGCTCATTTTATTGTTAATAAAGGAATGAAATTGCAACTACCAAAAGCAGCAACTGCGGAGAAACTGCAAAATCAAAAAAATTTTAATATAATGATCAATAAAAGTGGAGAATTTATGCTTGATGGGAAATCAGCAAGTCTCGACTTTTTAAAAAACTCTGCACGCAGTGCAATCACATCAAACTTAAAAGTTGTGGCCATGATCAGCGCCGATAAAGATGTCGTTTATAATTCCGTTGTACTCATAATGGATGCTCTCCGTTCAGAAGGGGTTTCAGATTTTGCCTTACAACTTGATCCTGCTCCACAAAAAAAATAA
- a CDS encoding MotA/TolQ/ExbB proton channel family protein, with product MNLTQEFLKFALATGPQWVMYLLILCSIVNIAIIIDRILFFQKMKGDFSDFIRNLTDRLNSSESLEKTSAWCSGQKMLEASVAAVGLERGMDNIKAAEESMHATMIAAKMRLEKGTVVLGTLGSNTPFIGLFGTIIGIIEAFHALSTAANPGPEVIMASISEALVATALGLLVAIPAVISYNFFNRAIKKKMANSDATARIILTHIGTKR from the coding sequence ATGAATCTCACTCAAGAGTTTTTGAAATTTGCTCTCGCGACTGGACCACAATGGGTCATGTATCTTTTAATTCTTTGCAGTATAGTTAATATTGCAATTATTATTGATCGTATTTTATTTTTCCAAAAAATGAAGGGTGATTTTTCCGATTTCATTCGCAATTTAACTGATAGGCTCAACTCATCAGAATCACTCGAGAAGACATCGGCTTGGTGTTCAGGACAAAAAATGCTCGAAGCCAGTGTAGCTGCCGTAGGACTCGAACGGGGGATGGACAATATAAAAGCCGCTGAAGAGTCCATGCATGCCACGATGATTGCAGCAAAAATGCGTCTTGAAAAAGGCACAGTTGTTCTTGGGACTCTTGGGAGCAACACTCCTTTTATTGGTTTATTTGGTACGATCATAGGAATAATCGAAGCATTTCATGCATTATCCACTGCTGCCAATCCTGGGCCAGAAGTTATTATGGCATCTATTTCTGAAGCATTAGTAGCGACAGCTCTTGGACTTCTTGTTGCTATACCTGCAGTTATTTCTTATAATTTTTTCAACCGAGCAATTAAAAAGAAAATGGCAAACAGCGATGCAACGGCTCGAATTATATTGACACATATTGGCACTAAACGCTGA
- a CDS encoding aldo/keto reductase, producing the protein MALLPGYATAINTKPSKNSLGRFFESRRRTLYKGGPSVTPVGFGSYRIGMSKGLGYPECGNALELALKKGLNLIDTSTNYGGGQSEMLIGKTLKKLISENIILRENIVVVSKVGYIQGSNIELAKAKELQGNGFKEISKFGEETWHCIHPDFILDQVERSRSRLGLETIDVYLLHNPEYMLKKFELEKMEQQEALTVFYSRIRESFLTLEKLVSEGKIRAYGISSNNLGAPQEEYSSVSIKKMHEIALSISPEHNFRVVQMPMNWLEVSPAFYDVEEIGESTLSYAQKNNIGVMLNRPFNAMFNDGLIRLTRPQISQEDYEKLDDGMKKGLENWTQLSSDLERLAKEQLADVPGYDDATLSQFVVSTLAWVPGVTSVLCGIRKEKYVDDVEQALARPSLPRAREHLRGIYENLEFKC; encoded by the coding sequence ATGGCTTTACTCCCTGGATATGCAACTGCAATAAATACAAAACCTTCAAAAAACTCGCTCGGAAGATTTTTTGAGTCGCGTAGAAGGACATTGTATAAGGGTGGTCCAAGCGTTACTCCTGTGGGTTTTGGTTCTTATCGCATAGGTATGTCGAAAGGTCTAGGTTATCCAGAGTGTGGCAATGCTCTTGAATTGGCTTTAAAAAAAGGTTTGAATTTAATCGACACAAGTACGAATTATGGCGGTGGGCAATCCGAAATGCTCATTGGGAAAACCTTAAAGAAATTGATCTCAGAAAATATAATTTTGCGTGAGAATATTGTTGTCGTATCGAAAGTGGGCTACATACAAGGCAGTAATATTGAACTCGCAAAAGCAAAAGAATTACAAGGTAATGGTTTTAAAGAAATAAGTAAATTTGGGGAAGAGACTTGGCATTGCATACATCCTGATTTTATTTTGGATCAAGTCGAACGTTCAAGAAGTCGCTTGGGATTAGAAACTATTGACGTGTATTTGTTACATAATCCTGAATATATGTTGAAAAAATTTGAGCTTGAAAAGATGGAACAGCAAGAAGCTCTTACAGTATTTTATTCGCGTATACGCGAAAGTTTTCTTACCCTCGAAAAATTAGTCAGTGAAGGCAAAATACGTGCATATGGTATCAGCTCTAACAATTTAGGCGCACCCCAAGAGGAATATTCTTCTGTCTCAATTAAAAAAATGCATGAAATTGCTCTCTCTATTTCGCCAGAACATAATTTTAGAGTTGTACAAATGCCAATGAATTGGCTTGAAGTTTCCCCTGCATTTTATGATGTCGAAGAAATTGGCGAGTCAACTCTTTCCTATGCGCAGAAAAACAATATTGGTGTTATGCTGAATCGACCATTTAATGCCATGTTTAATGATGGACTTATTCGTTTAACGCGACCACAAATTTCACAAGAGGACTATGAAAAACTTGATGACGGAATGAAAAAAGGTCTTGAAAACTGGACACAACTTTCTTCCGACCTAGAGCGGCTTGCAAAAGAACAGCTTGCCGATGTGCCTGGCTACGATGATGCCACTCTTTCTCAATTTGTTGTTTCAACGCTTGCATGGGTTCCAGGAGTAACGAGTGTATTGTGTGGAATTCGAAAAGAGAAATATGTGGATGATGTTGAGCAAGCTTTGGCACGACCTTCTTTGCCAAGGGCGCGGGAACATTTAAGAGGTATTTATGAAAACTTGGAATTTAAGTGTTAA
- a CDS encoding ABC transporter permease, giving the protein MNLITRLAFNFICKKNSKKLSFTSLVSILGITFGVAAFLVVITVLNSFQAEIKNIISMVNPNLIVFSQYGIQDVKTTEKELKKLIKVPIEGMSPFIYQESVMGLGRQTSSVYIKAMKGTESASIKELNKFIYPKNALDSINIASKLIDNFRNTLDPGSNPSLLPHVILGKELAEELDAKVGSTVTLMTFGAGKSALGVRYNKLYVTGIAATGLSEYDRKNVFMNFQDGVNLFGNEGWASGVEIKLKDPALALQVSKDLHGKTPYNVVAWQEIDTGLFEQIERDGTSIKLIVLIISFVAGFNIIVALSLTVIDRSKQISLLRALGAKKTLIISTFVYSGLFLGILGSTLGVLSGLILLKVFSGISLGDFQKFYYLEKIPVQIDSQLIIFAFITSILLSFFGALYPAWKASKVSPMHGLKQGN; this is encoded by the coding sequence GTGAACTTAATTACAAGATTAGCTTTTAATTTTATTTGTAAAAAAAATTCAAAAAAGTTGAGTTTTACTTCCCTTGTTTCTATTTTAGGAATAACTTTTGGAGTAGCTGCTTTTTTGGTTGTTATTACTGTGCTAAATAGTTTTCAAGCAGAAATTAAAAATATAATTTCGATGGTCAATCCAAATCTTATCGTATTTTCTCAATATGGAATTCAAGATGTAAAAACTACAGAAAAAGAATTAAAAAAACTCATTAAAGTACCAATAGAAGGTATGAGTCCGTTTATTTATCAAGAATCAGTTATGGGTCTGGGTCGACAAACATCATCTGTGTATATAAAGGCAATGAAAGGAACAGAGTCTGCCTCAATAAAAGAATTAAATAAGTTTATTTATCCAAAAAACGCATTGGATTCTATAAATATAGCTAGTAAATTGATCGATAATTTTCGTAATACACTTGACCCTGGTAGCAATCCTTCTTTATTACCTCATGTCATTTTAGGCAAAGAACTAGCTGAAGAACTCGATGCCAAGGTTGGTAGTACTGTTACTTTAATGACTTTTGGAGCCGGAAAAAGTGCATTGGGTGTTCGCTATAATAAACTATATGTCACTGGAATAGCTGCAACAGGACTATCAGAGTATGATCGAAAAAATGTTTTTATGAATTTTCAGGATGGTGTAAATTTATTTGGCAACGAGGGGTGGGCAAGTGGAGTTGAAATTAAATTAAAAGATCCTGCTCTTGCTTTGCAGGTTTCAAAAGATTTACATGGAAAAACTCCTTATAATGTTGTTGCATGGCAAGAAATAGACACCGGTCTTTTTGAACAAATTGAGCGTGATGGAACTTCAATTAAATTAATTGTTCTTATTATTTCTTTTGTTGCGGGTTTTAATATTATTGTTGCATTGAGTTTAACAGTTATCGATCGATCAAAACAAATATCTTTATTAAGAGCTCTAGGGGCTAAGAAAACTTTAATAATAAGTACATTTGTTTATTCTGGGCTTTTTCTTGGGATTTTAGGATCCACTTTAGGTGTGCTTTCTGGGCTTATCCTATTGAAAGTATTTTCAGGAATATCTCTTGGAGATTTTCAAAAATTTTACTATCTGGAAAAAATCCCAGTGCAAATCGACTCGCAACTCATCATATTTGCATTTATTACATCTATATTGTTATCATTTTTTGGTGCGCTTTACCCTGCATGGAAAGCATCTAAAGTTTCCCCCATGCATGGTTTAAAGCAAGGAAATTAG
- the clpB gene encoding ATP-dependent chaperone ClpB encodes MAYNFTTHAQNAINEAHSLARKNGNPELTPSHILYSIFFSDEEIVKMTFQHLGLKTQLFANEFKKIIDNLPKVSGGAEPQTSSFLSSFLDEIEKIKKEFQDEFISVEHFLIAAPICKQTSVSNLFKKYNLDLDTLKKAVQSIRGNNKVTDQNPENKLGVLEKYARDLTKLAEENKLDPVIGRDSEVRRVIQILSRRTKNNPILIGEPGVGKTAIAEGLAQRIIRGDVPETLKNRKLLGLDISALVAGAKFRGEFEERLKAVLKAVQDASGKIILFIDEIHTMVKAGGGDGAMDAGNMLKPALARGELRCIGATTLDEYRIIEKDPALERRFQPVMVNPPSVEDTITILRGLKERYEIHHGIRIKDNALVAAATLSDRYIPDRFLPDKAIDLIDESSSRLKIQLDSVPEKIDTIERRISQYKIELVALSKETDSQALTRKSDIENQLKELEIEAKKLHQKWQSAKGSVNEINLLKKEIEQARVKMEEYERHADYARASEIKFGEMPKLQQRLRDLTQNSLGNDENKRDELSVQLKEEVDADDIAAVVSTWTGIPVNKLFAAERQRLLKLEDELRESVVGQDHALKAVANAIRLSRSGLKDPNKPMGSFLFLGPTGVGKTETAKALAKSLFDSEKAIIRIDMSEYMEQHSVSRLIGAPPGYVGFEDGGQLTEAIRRKPYSVVLFDEIEKAHPKVLNVMLQMLDDGRLTDGQGRTISFQNCIVIMTSNIGAHRILEEPANERNGEKLKQAVMKELLNHMRPELLNRIDETVIFNALGEDVIEKIVSIQVARLSARLSSQQNMQLNVSPALIKRVAQEGWDINFGARPLKRSLQELIEVPLSIELLDGKFSEGDTILADENSEHKVIFHKR; translated from the coding sequence ATGGCTTACAATTTTACAACCCACGCTCAAAATGCAATCAATGAAGCCCATTCTCTTGCTCGCAAAAATGGAAATCCTGAACTCACCCCTTCACATATTCTCTACTCAATTTTTTTTAGTGATGAAGAAATCGTCAAAATGACTTTTCAACATCTTGGTCTAAAAACTCAACTTTTTGCCAATGAATTTAAAAAAATTATAGACAATTTACCTAAAGTTTCTGGTGGGGCAGAACCACAAACAAGTTCTTTTTTATCTTCATTTCTTGATGAAATTGAAAAAATTAAAAAAGAATTCCAAGATGAATTTATTTCGGTAGAACATTTTTTAATTGCTGCTCCAATATGTAAACAAACATCTGTATCGAACTTATTTAAAAAATATAATCTTGATTTAGATACTCTCAAAAAAGCAGTGCAAAGTATAAGAGGCAATAATAAAGTGACAGATCAAAATCCAGAAAATAAACTAGGTGTGCTTGAAAAATATGCTCGAGATTTAACAAAACTTGCTGAAGAAAATAAACTTGACCCTGTTATTGGCCGAGACAGTGAAGTCAGACGAGTTATTCAAATATTATCACGTAGAACTAAAAATAATCCTATTTTAATTGGTGAGCCTGGAGTGGGTAAAACCGCAATTGCCGAAGGACTTGCTCAACGCATTATTCGTGGTGACGTACCTGAAACCTTAAAAAATAGAAAACTGTTAGGCCTTGATATTTCAGCTTTGGTTGCTGGCGCCAAATTCCGTGGAGAGTTTGAAGAGAGACTCAAAGCTGTTTTAAAAGCGGTTCAAGATGCCTCTGGCAAAATAATTCTTTTTATTGATGAAATTCATACCATGGTAAAAGCAGGCGGTGGTGACGGCGCTATGGACGCTGGAAATATGCTTAAACCAGCTCTTGCTCGAGGAGAGCTACGCTGCATAGGTGCAACAACTCTTGATGAATATCGTATTATTGAAAAAGACCCAGCTCTTGAGCGCCGTTTTCAACCCGTTATGGTCAATCCCCCAAGCGTTGAAGACACAATCACAATATTGCGCGGGCTAAAAGAACGTTATGAAATCCACCACGGAATTCGTATTAAAGACAATGCCTTAGTAGCAGCAGCGACCCTTTCCGATCGCTATATTCCCGATCGTTTTTTGCCGGATAAAGCTATCGACTTAATTGATGAATCTTCCAGCCGTCTCAAAATACAACTCGACAGCGTGCCTGAAAAGATTGACACGATTGAAAGACGCATTTCTCAATATAAAATTGAATTGGTAGCCCTTTCTAAGGAAACAGATTCTCAAGCGCTCACACGCAAATCAGATATTGAAAATCAGCTAAAAGAGCTTGAAATAGAAGCAAAAAAACTGCATCAAAAATGGCAATCTGCAAAGGGCAGTGTCAATGAAATTAACTTGCTCAAAAAGGAAATCGAACAAGCGCGTGTCAAAATGGAAGAATACGAACGCCACGCGGACTATGCTCGTGCAAGCGAAATTAAGTTCGGTGAAATGCCTAAACTTCAACAGCGCCTGCGTGATCTCACTCAAAATTCCTTAGGTAACGATGAAAATAAACGGGACGAACTTTCTGTCCAACTCAAAGAAGAAGTCGATGCCGACGATATTGCAGCTGTTGTTTCGACATGGACAGGCATTCCAGTGAATAAATTATTTGCCGCTGAACGCCAACGCCTATTAAAACTAGAAGATGAATTACGCGAAAGTGTAGTTGGCCAAGATCATGCCTTGAAAGCGGTGGCAAATGCCATCCGCCTCAGCCGCAGCGGTTTAAAAGATCCTAACAAACCCATGGGTTCATTCCTCTTTTTAGGGCCAACGGGGGTAGGTAAAACGGAAACAGCGAAAGCTCTGGCAAAAAGCTTATTTGATTCCGAAAAAGCTATCATACGCATAGATATGTCTGAATATATGGAACAACATTCCGTATCTCGTTTAATTGGTGCGCCACCTGGTTACGTTGGTTTTGAAGATGGTGGACAGTTGACAGAAGCCATTCGCAGAAAGCCATACAGCGTTGTTTTATTTGATGAAATCGAGAAAGCTCATCCCAAAGTTCTTAATGTCATGTTGCAAATGCTCGACGATGGGCGCTTAACCGATGGCCAAGGTCGCACAATCAGCTTTCAAAATTGCATTGTTATTATGACAAGCAACATCGGTGCGCATCGGATACTTGAAGAACCAGCAAATGAACGCAACGGCGAAAAATTAAAGCAAGCTGTTATGAAAGAGCTGCTCAATCATATGCGACCAGAATTGCTAAATCGTATCGATGAAACTGTTATCTTCAACGCTCTTGGTGAAGATGTGATTGAGAAAATTGTTAGCATCCAAGTAGCACGTTTAAGTGCTCGCTTGTCATCTCAACAAAATATGCAATTAAACGTTTCACCAGCCCTTATCAAACGGGTTGCACAAGAAGGCTGGGACATTAATTTTGGTGCACGTCCTTTGAAAAGATCTTTACAAGAGCTGATAGAAGTTCCTCTTTCTATAGAATTATTGGATGGGAAATTCAGCGAAGGCGACACGATACTGGCTGATGAAAACAGTGAGCATAAAGTTATCTTTCATAAAAGATAA
- the tssK gene encoding type VI secretion system baseplate subunit TssK — protein MNSSRFSDIPKRICIESCALSLKDIFIKNFENEEHIRKLQNIKREPNSYGVSMLKWSDSYLYSNILSLLSIECILVDGYEFSYQAKYKSKLSIDLNKLNLNYTEKNYVYLTVISLTNVFNNKKKEQNDNIPVYSLDFVSSGDFTYQFYTYADHAFLTVGQNIPSYGSSLPIALLKNENGKILLDDYVPPLLNIKNNDLIIDSSYKILSSLNKILFQLNEDISYVHKYNDILYCNEWQNKKNILLECISALENILNSPSTKPCDFYLECCKILAQLSAINPTIPLPLFKKYDHSNLLELHSDLYHIMENILEKEFPENFKLYKFNRKENYFYFTIPKKEKKNYKIALKKPSNGQIDGLLRWMRSALICESSELNSLKEKRALGFERKLDERFLGVKLSEYYITFEIEVTTDQNDLSEKTLIICQTSRNLHDFEPEEIILCLTQD, from the coding sequence ATGAACAGCTCAAGATTTTCTGATATTCCTAAAAGAATTTGCATTGAAAGTTGTGCACTTTCATTGAAAGATATATTTATCAAAAATTTTGAAAACGAAGAACATATCAGAAAATTGCAAAATATAAAAAGAGAACCCAATTCATATGGCGTGTCAATGCTAAAATGGAGCGATAGTTATTTGTATTCAAATATCTTGTCTCTACTTTCCATAGAGTGCATTTTAGTAGATGGTTATGAGTTTTCTTATCAAGCAAAATATAAAAGCAAATTATCAATAGATTTAAATAAACTCAATCTCAATTACACAGAAAAAAATTATGTTTATCTTACAGTTATAAGCTTAACTAATGTTTTTAATAACAAAAAAAAAGAGCAAAATGACAACATACCTGTTTATTCGTTAGATTTTGTGAGCTCAGGAGATTTCACATATCAGTTCTATACATATGCTGACCATGCATTCTTAACGGTAGGTCAAAATATTCCTTCATATGGCTCTAGCTTACCAATTGCACTCTTGAAGAATGAAAATGGAAAAATACTTTTGGACGATTATGTTCCTCCACTTTTAAATATTAAGAACAATGATCTTATTATAGATTCAAGTTATAAAATATTAAGCAGTCTCAATAAAATTCTTTTTCAACTTAATGAAGATATTTCATATGTGCATAAATATAATGATATTTTGTATTGTAATGAATGGCAAAATAAAAAAAATATATTATTAGAATGTATTTCTGCTTTGGAAAATATATTAAACTCTCCTAGCACTAAACCGTGTGATTTTTACTTGGAATGTTGCAAAATACTTGCACAGTTGTCGGCAATAAATCCTACAATACCACTTCCTTTGTTTAAAAAATATGATCATTCAAATTTATTAGAATTGCATTCGGATCTTTACCATATAATGGAAAATATTTTAGAAAAAGAATTTCCAGAGAATTTTAAGCTCTATAAATTTAATCGAAAAGAAAATTATTTTTATTTTACTATTCCCAAAAAAGAAAAGAAAAATTATAAAATTGCTTTAAAAAAACCTAGCAATGGACAAATCGATGGTCTGCTAAGATGGATGCGCTCTGCTCTTATCTGTGAAAGTTCTGAATTAAATTCTTTAAAGGAAAAAAGAGCGCTTGGTTTTGAGAGAAAACTTGATGAACGTTTTTTGGGAGTGAAATTATCAGAGTATTATATTACATTTGAAATAGAAGTTACTACTGACCAAAACGACTTGTCTGAAAAAACTTTAATTATTTGTCAGACAAGCCGGAATTTGCATGATTTTGAACCTGAGGAAATTATTTTATGTCTTACTCAGGATTAA
- a CDS encoding substrate-binding periplasmic protein — protein sequence MLKFLFALFIIMIFPTQIFASELPKCFKKFNFSYLDYGFMYDMKKGTGIEKDLLDEIKKRTHCQFENVKMTRARMWISFAHGDLDIMLGGIKNPEREKVAYIFPYVKLKNMALIRKDANATSMEDFIANKNLRFGIVRSFKHGSQTLDDDFLKKLQAANRVEEFVDQEILFLYLKNNKIQGIFSSNIIYKKQFKEDKNLNDILKVVDWIPKEEPFHRGLMFSKLTFNQEEADKWQKLIKSVVQDKTIYKIFIKYLSKEDTNNMILQ from the coding sequence ATGTTAAAGTTTTTATTTGCGCTTTTTATTATAATGATTTTTCCTACCCAAATATTTGCATCAGAGCTGCCAAAATGTTTTAAAAAGTTTAATTTCTCCTATTTAGACTATGGTTTTATGTATGATATGAAAAAAGGAACCGGTATAGAAAAAGATTTACTGGATGAGATTAAAAAGCGTACACATTGTCAGTTTGAAAATGTCAAAATGACCCGTGCTCGTATGTGGATTTCATTTGCACACGGGGATCTGGATATCATGTTAGGTGGGATAAAAAATCCTGAAAGAGAAAAGGTTGCTTATATTTTTCCTTATGTAAAATTAAAAAATATGGCTTTAATCCGAAAAGATGCTAATGCGACAAGTATGGAAGATTTTATTGCCAATAAAAATTTACGTTTTGGAATTGTGCGAAGTTTTAAACATGGAAGTCAAACGCTTGATGATGACTTTCTTAAGAAACTTCAAGCAGCGAATAGAGTCGAAGAATTTGTTGATCAAGAAATTCTTTTCTTATATTTAAAAAATAATAAGATACAAGGAATTTTTTCTTCTAATATAATTTATAAAAAGCAATTTAAAGAAGATAAAAATCTGAATGATATTTTAAAGGTCGTCGATTGGATTCCAAAAGAAGAACCCTTTCATAGAGGGCTAATGTTTTCTAAATTAACATTTAATCAAGAAGAAGCTGATAAATGGCAAAAACTTATTAAAAGTGTGGTTCAGGATAAAACAATTTATAAAATATTTATAAAATATTTATCAAAAGAAGATACAAATAATATGATATTACAATAA